In Triticum urartu cultivar G1812 unplaced genomic scaffold, Tu2.1 TuUngrouped_contig_8823, whole genome shotgun sequence, one genomic interval encodes:
- the LOC125532023 gene encoding uncharacterized protein LOC125532023, producing MDIFECKMTILTATPQGRILIQTLMAVVSECHSRNKTWNGEFEHKHIRIITTRQSKKFIMILKDPVKLEGEALLQAMLNDLRTAAAILIPLYRTNNDLPVGFFELQDDLEGATRHLVSQPRFLEYLRYHPAIMSSAGRSKFAKALSSRPTYRDRILGAITGPYHNDWRTVVNSEMRDNTAIDVLTAVYHHKPGTSYGRTMGELARFIRNVLVHGKEHKRQDGVVIYYDEHDLEMYLFKIFTPFLPSIMRTLLISGNMVMEQLYGDAWPSYKLYV from the exons ATGGATATATTTGAATGCAAAATGACTATTCTAACTGCAACACCTCAAGGAAGAATTCTTATTCAGACCTTGATGGCTGTTGTCTCGGAGTGTCATTCAAGAAATAAAACCTGGAATGGCGAATTTGAGCATAAGCACATACGGATCATTACGACCAGGCAGTCTAAGAAGTTCATTATGATACTGAAAGATCCAGTAAAACTTGAAGGGGAGGCACTGCTTCAGGCTATGCTTAATGACCTACGCACAGCTGCTGCGATACTCATACCACTCTACAGGACAAATAATGATCTTCCAGTTGGCTTTTTCGAGCTCCAAGACGACCTAGAAGGAGCCACCAGGCATTTGGTTTCACAGCCtaggtttttggaatatttgaggTACCATCCAGCCATAATGTCATCTGCTGGTCGTAGCAAGTTTGCCAAGGCGCTGAGCAGCAGGCCTACATATCGTGATAGAATCCTTGGGGCCATTACAGGACCTTATCACAATGATTGGAGAACTGTCGTGAATTCGGAAATGCGGGACAACACAGCCATTGATGTTCTCACGGCCGTGTACCATCACAAGCCTGGCACATCTTATGGAAGGACGATGGGCGAGCTTGCCAGGTTTATCCGGAATGTTCTTGTGCATGGGAAGGAGCATAAACGACAAGATGGCGTTGTCATCTATTATGACGAGCACGATTTGGAGATGTACCTTTTTAAAATATTCACTCCGTTTCTCCCAAGCATTATGCGAACCCTTCTAATCTCAGGAAACATGGTGATGGAACAACT ttatggagacgCCTGGCCATCTTATAAATTATATGTCTAA